The following proteins are co-located in the Fructilactobacillus carniphilus genome:
- the frr gene encoding ribosome recycling factor has product MNTKELTQETKRKMDRAQSVLENDLGQMRAGRANASILKPVVVDYYGAQTPLAQVASISIPEPRMLMISPYDKTALENIEKGILEADLGLNPMNDGDNIRIQIPQLTNERRQEIAKKAKATGEQSKVAVRNVRREAMDAIKQANKDDEVNDDEAHQLEDQIQKLTDSAIKGIDQIVKDKQASIMND; this is encoded by the coding sequence ATGAATACCAAAGAATTGACTCAAGAAACCAAACGAAAAATGGATCGCGCTCAGTCGGTCTTGGAGAATGATCTAGGACAAATGCGGGCTGGTCGGGCCAACGCTAGTATCTTAAAACCGGTGGTGGTTGACTACTACGGTGCGCAAACTCCATTAGCTCAAGTGGCTTCGATTTCAATTCCAGAACCACGGATGCTGATGATTTCTCCGTACGATAAAACCGCGTTAGAAAACATTGAAAAGGGAATTTTAGAAGCTGATTTAGGCTTAAATCCAATGAATGATGGTGATAACATTCGGATTCAAATTCCACAATTAACGAACGAACGGCGCCAAGAAATTGCGAAAAAAGCCAAGGCGACCGGAGAACAAAGCAAGGTGGCAGTTCGAAATGTTCGTCGCGAAGCAATGGATGCCATTAAACAAGCTAACAAAGATGATGAAGTTAACGATGACGAAGCACATCAGTTAGAAGATCAAATTCAAAAACTGACGGATAGTGCCATTAAAGGAATCGACCAAATCGTGAAGGATAAGCAAGCTTCCATCATGAACGACTAA
- a CDS encoding YneF family protein, whose product MATWIWILLVILALVAGAAGGFFMARKYMEKYLKDNPPINEDQLRAMMLQMGQKPSKKKLNQMMIAMKRNAK is encoded by the coding sequence TTGGCAACTTGGATTTGGATTTTACTAGTAATTTTAGCGCTAGTAGCAGGAGCAGCTGGTGGCTTTTTCATGGCCCGCAAGTACATGGAAAAATACTTAAAGGACAACCCACCGATTAACGAAGATCAGCTGCGAGCAATGATGTTACAAATGGGACAAAAACCATCGAAGAAAAAGCTGAATCAAATGATGATTGCAATGAAACGCAACGCTAAATAA
- a CDS encoding GIY-YIG nuclease family protein, with product MEANKLFYFYVLLCDDGSFYGGFTTDVSKRFQTHRSGKGAKYTKVHRPVSVLYSEAFTEKRAALQAEYRFKHQSRQQKERFLQTQGLKPRQWRLSSN from the coding sequence ATGGAAGCAAATAAATTATTTTATTTTTACGTTCTGTTATGTGATGATGGGTCTTTTTACGGTGGCTTTACCACCGACGTGTCCAAACGATTTCAGACACATCGAAGCGGCAAGGGAGCTAAATATACCAAAGTGCACCGACCAGTGTCCGTGCTTTATTCAGAAGCCTTTACGGAGAAACGAGCAGCATTACAAGCTGAATATCGCTTTAAGCATCAATCTCGCCAGCAAAAAGAACGATTTTTACAAACGCAGGGCCTGAAGCCACGGCAATGGAGGTTGTCGAGCAATTAG
- the lexA gene encoding transcriptional repressor LexA — translation MSSQANPKQQAILQFIYDNVIDHGYPPTVREIGKSVGLSSTSTVHGHLSRLEKKGYITKNPTKPRALEITEDGIRSLGIQPNSTENEMPLLGTVAAGEPILAVQEATDYFPIPAELQNQRADLFMLTISGESMINIGILDGDQVIVKRQPNAENGEIVIAMNDEGEATCKRFYKESDHFRLQPENDSMAPIILNNCVILGKVVGLYRNEIK, via the coding sequence ATGTCTTCGCAAGCTAACCCAAAACAACAGGCCATTTTACAATTTATTTATGACAACGTTATTGACCACGGCTATCCACCGACCGTTCGAGAAATCGGGAAATCCGTGGGTCTGTCTTCCACTTCCACGGTTCACGGTCACCTTTCTCGGTTAGAAAAAAAGGGCTACATCACCAAAAACCCCACGAAGCCACGAGCCTTAGAAATTACGGAGGATGGGATTCGATCCTTGGGGATTCAGCCCAACTCTACTGAAAACGAAATGCCACTCTTAGGAACCGTAGCAGCAGGAGAACCCATCTTAGCGGTTCAAGAAGCAACCGATTACTTCCCAATTCCAGCGGAACTGCAAAACCAGCGAGCCGACCTTTTCATGCTGACCATTAGCGGGGAAAGTATGATTAACATTGGGATTCTAGACGGCGACCAGGTAATTGTGAAACGCCAACCCAATGCTGAAAATGGCGAAATTGTAATTGCCATGAATGATGAAGGAGAAGCAACTTGTAAACGATTTTACAAGGAAAGTGATCACTTCCGCCTCCAACCAGAAAATGACTCGATGGCTCCAATCATCTTAAACAACTGTGTCATCCTCGGCAAAGTCGTGGGCTTATATCGTAACGAAATTAAATAA
- the pyrH gene encoding UMP kinase: MADVKYKRVVLKLSGEALAGAKGFGINPPVIKKIADEIRDVYNQGIQIAIVVGGGNMWRGEAGAEMGMERAQADYIGMLSTIMNGLALQDNLESAGVPTRLQTSIEMRQIAEPYIRRKAVRHLEKGRIVIFSGGTGNPYFSTDTTAVLRAAEIDADAILMAKNGVDGIYSADPNTDPDAKKFTKLTQMDILNKGLHVMDSTASSLSMDNDIPLVVFNLNEPGNIKKVIEGQNIGTIVEGK, translated from the coding sequence ATGGCTGACGTAAAATACAAGCGGGTTGTTTTAAAACTTAGTGGTGAAGCCCTGGCTGGTGCCAAGGGTTTTGGAATCAATCCGCCCGTAATTAAAAAGATTGCCGATGAAATTCGTGACGTTTACAATCAAGGGATTCAAATTGCGATTGTCGTGGGTGGTGGAAACATGTGGCGTGGAGAAGCCGGTGCCGAAATGGGAATGGAACGCGCTCAAGCTGATTACATCGGAATGTTATCCACGATTATGAATGGATTAGCATTGCAAGATAACCTAGAATCAGCGGGAGTTCCCACCCGATTACAAACTTCGATTGAAATGCGACAAATTGCAGAGCCATACATTCGCCGTAAAGCCGTGCGGCACCTAGAAAAAGGGCGAATCGTTATCTTTTCTGGAGGAACCGGTAATCCATACTTCTCAACGGATACGACGGCCGTTCTTCGAGCTGCTGAAATTGATGCTGATGCCATTTTGATGGCTAAAAACGGAGTGGACGGAATTTACTCGGCGGATCCAAACACTGATCCGGATGCCAAGAAGTTCACCAAGTTAACGCAAATGGATATCCTGAACAAAGGGTTACACGTGATGGATTCAACTGCCAGTTCCTTATCAATGGATAACGACATTCCACTGGTGGTCTTTAACCTGAATGAACCAGGGAACATTAAAAAGGTCATTGAAGGCCAAAATATTGGAACGATTGTGGAGGGAAAATAA
- a CDS encoding ArgE/DapE family deacylase has product MKAAEKVQILRDLIQIPTVNGNEAAITDYLVRLFQEHGIASQVQPITDDKSRTNLIVEIGSGKTDQVFGFTGHQDTVAVGDEAEWEHAPFAATVVGDKLYGRGAADMKSGLAAEVIALIELVEEQREIPGKIRLLITAGEEYGAPGAYQIAPNLLTDLDALVVGEATDGNVTYAHSGSFNYRIVSRGKAAHSSVPTHGINAIQGLVKYIQREAQIFADLPVDPTLGHVQHSVTVIRGGEQVNTIPDAAELLGNVRPTSVFGNQAVRRLLQTTIDQLNASTDYELELQVIHDFYPVKSQADDWLVQKAVAVSQANYPDRQIQAGIDNGATDASVFVKQNADLPVIVLGPDKAGTSHQRSEHTTISSFLATINIYKDLATQFFATQA; this is encoded by the coding sequence ATGAAAGCAGCAGAAAAAGTACAAATTTTACGTGATTTAATCCAAATTCCAACCGTTAATGGCAATGAAGCTGCCATCACGGACTACTTAGTTCGCTTGTTTCAAGAGCACGGAATCGCGAGTCAAGTCCAACCAATTACGGATGATAAAAGTCGCACCAATTTAATTGTTGAGATTGGTTCCGGAAAAACGGACCAAGTCTTTGGCTTTACTGGACATCAGGATACGGTAGCCGTGGGCGACGAAGCAGAATGGGAACATGCTCCGTTTGCTGCGACTGTGGTTGGGGATAAGTTGTACGGTCGGGGTGCCGCTGACATGAAGAGCGGCCTCGCTGCCGAAGTAATTGCGCTAATCGAGTTAGTGGAAGAACAGCGAGAAATTCCCGGCAAAATTCGGTTGTTAATTACGGCAGGTGAAGAATATGGTGCTCCTGGGGCCTACCAAATTGCTCCCAACCTGCTAACCGATTTAGATGCGTTAGTGGTCGGCGAAGCCACCGATGGGAACGTGACCTACGCGCACTCTGGCAGTTTTAACTACCGGATTGTGAGTCGGGGAAAAGCTGCCCACAGTTCGGTTCCAACGCACGGAATTAATGCCATTCAAGGATTGGTCAAGTACATCCAACGAGAAGCCCAAATTTTTGCCGACTTACCGGTTGACCCAACTCTCGGCCACGTGCAACACAGTGTGACGGTGATTCGTGGGGGAGAACAGGTGAACACGATTCCAGATGCCGCTGAATTATTGGGAAACGTGCGGCCGACGTCCGTATTTGGGAACCAGGCGGTGCGTAGGTTACTGCAAACCACGATTGATCAGTTAAACGCAAGCACCGATTACGAGCTAGAACTCCAGGTGATTCACGACTTTTATCCGGTTAAGAGTCAAGCAGATGATTGGTTAGTGCAAAAAGCAGTAGCGGTTTCGCAAGCGAACTATCCAGATCGACAAATTCAGGCCGGAATTGATAATGGAGCGACGGATGCCAGCGTGTTTGTGAAACAGAATGCGGACCTCCCCGTCATTGTGTTAGGACCCGATAAAGCCGGGACTTCCCATCAGCGGAGCGAACACACTACCATTAGCAGTTTTTTAGCCACGATTAACATTTATAAGGACTTGGCAACGCAATTTTTTGCAACCCAGGCCTAA
- the tsf gene encoding translation elongation factor Ts, producing the protein MMANITAKQVKELRDKTSAGMMDAKKALVEADGDEQKAIEILREKGVAKARKKSGNTAANGLTQVAIDGDKAAIVEVNSETDFVAANDDFKNLVDAIASVVALEQPEDVAAALQLSLGDDTVEDAIIHTSQITGEKITLRRFETMTKSGDQIFGKYLHNGGEIGVLVKLDGANETVAKDVAMHVAAENPEFLTQSDISAERLDHEKEELKKEALNEGKPENIVEKMVAGRLHKFLAGICLADQPFVKDQDQTVAQYVESNGGKLAAFVRYQVGEGIEEATEAEDE; encoded by the coding sequence GTGATGGCTAATATTACTGCTAAACAAGTAAAAGAATTACGGGACAAAACTAGTGCCGGAATGATGGACGCCAAAAAGGCTTTGGTTGAAGCTGATGGTGACGAACAAAAAGCAATTGAAATCTTGCGGGAAAAAGGGGTTGCTAAAGCACGTAAGAAGAGTGGAAACACTGCTGCAAACGGCTTAACCCAAGTAGCAATTGACGGTGACAAAGCTGCCATCGTGGAAGTTAACTCTGAAACGGACTTTGTGGCTGCCAACGATGACTTCAAGAACTTAGTGGACGCCATTGCTAGTGTTGTTGCTTTAGAACAACCTGAAGACGTGGCTGCTGCTTTGCAGTTATCCCTAGGTGATGACACGGTCGAAGATGCCATTATTCACACGAGCCAAATTACTGGAGAAAAGATTACGTTACGTCGGTTTGAAACCATGACTAAGAGCGGTGACCAAATCTTTGGTAAGTACCTACACAATGGTGGAGAAATTGGTGTCCTAGTTAAACTGGATGGCGCTAATGAAACGGTTGCTAAAGACGTTGCCATGCACGTGGCTGCTGAAAACCCAGAATTCTTAACGCAATCTGACATTTCTGCAGAACGGTTAGATCACGAAAAGGAAGAATTGAAGAAGGAAGCCTTAAACGAAGGTAAACCAGAGAACATCGTCGAAAAGATGGTTGCTGGTCGTTTGCACAAATTCTTAGCCGGAATTTGTTTAGCTGATCAACCATTCGTTAAGGATCAAGACCAAACGGTTGCCCAGTATGTGGAAAGCAATGGTGGTAAGTTAGCTGCTTTTGTTCGTTACCAAGTTGGTGAAGGAATCGAAGAAGCTACTGAAGCTGAAGACGAATAA
- a CDS encoding deoxynucleoside kinase, which yields MVIITAGMIGVGKTTLTGKIAEHLHTKPFYEPVGDNPVLPLYYKNPQQYGFLLQIYFLNKRFAMIKKALADDNNVLDRSIYEDALFTKENNAAGNISDIELSVYLKLLDNMMAELEEMPKQRPDLLVYADADFPTILARIKKRGRDYEQFDDNPELEAYYHKMWQAYQQWYEDYDVSPKMKIDLQTYDLQDPENTAIVLKQIDEKLKTL from the coding sequence ATGGTGATAATTACTGCTGGAATGATTGGGGTCGGCAAAACCACGCTGACCGGTAAAATTGCTGAACACTTACACACCAAACCGTTTTATGAACCGGTGGGGGATAATCCGGTTTTACCCCTCTACTACAAAAATCCCCAACAATATGGCTTTTTGTTACAGATTTATTTTTTAAACAAACGCTTTGCGATGATTAAAAAGGCCCTCGCCGATGACAATAACGTCCTGGACCGCTCCATTTACGAGGATGCCTTGTTCACCAAGGAAAATAATGCAGCTGGAAACATTTCTGACATCGAACTATCAGTTTACCTCAAACTATTGGATAACATGATGGCCGAACTTGAAGAAATGCCCAAGCAGCGTCCCGACTTATTGGTGTATGCCGACGCTGATTTTCCCACGATTCTGGCCCGTATCAAAAAGCGGGGGCGTGACTACGAACAGTTTGACGATAATCCAGAACTGGAGGCCTACTATCACAAAATGTGGCAAGCATACCAACAATGGTATGAAGACTACGACGTTAGTCCCAAAATGAAGATTGATTTACAAACTTATGACCTGCAGGATCCTGAAAACACAGCCATCGTTTTAAAACAAATTGACGAAAAACTAAAAACACTGTAA
- a CDS encoding isoprenyl transferase, producing MEITELEQKRVPKHVAIIMDGNGRWAQRRHLPRIAGHKRGMDVVEDITIAASDLGVQVLTLYAFSTENWKRPETEVNYLMSLPTRFFNKFVPKLIANNVRVKTIGDNEQLPAETQKAVQKAQLDTQACDGMILNFALNYGSRTEITEAVQEIATEVQDGQIDPAEITEQMVQNHLKTNFLGELADPDLLIRTSGEERISNFLLWQLAYSELAFTSKLWPDFTPADFEAELLEFQQRNRRFGGLKNK from the coding sequence ATGGAAATTACGGAATTAGAGCAAAAACGGGTCCCGAAACACGTTGCTATTATTATGGATGGTAACGGTCGGTGGGCCCAGCGACGGCATCTTCCCCGAATTGCTGGGCATAAGCGGGGCATGGATGTGGTCGAAGACATCACGATTGCCGCTAGTGACCTTGGGGTGCAGGTGTTAACGCTCTATGCCTTTTCAACGGAAAATTGGAAACGGCCCGAAACCGAGGTTAACTACTTGATGAGCCTGCCCACCCGTTTTTTTAATAAATTCGTCCCTAAACTAATTGCTAATAACGTCCGGGTCAAAACCATTGGTGACAACGAGCAATTGCCGGCAGAAACGCAAAAAGCTGTCCAAAAAGCGCAGTTGGATACCCAGGCCTGTGATGGGATGATTTTAAATTTTGCGCTGAATTATGGTTCGCGGACTGAGATTACGGAAGCCGTGCAGGAAATCGCGACAGAAGTGCAGGATGGTCAAATTGATCCCGCAGAAATTACTGAGCAAATGGTCCAAAATCACTTGAAAACCAACTTTTTAGGCGAGCTGGCTGATCCAGATTTATTGATTCGGACCAGTGGCGAAGAACGAATCTCTAACTTTTTACTGTGGCAATTAGCTTATAGTGAACTCGCTTTTACGTCCAAACTCTGGCCCGATTTTACGCCCGCTGATTTTGAAGCGGAGTTGCTGGAATTTCAACAACGAAACCGCCGCTTTGGTGGTCTGAAAAATAAGTAG
- a CDS encoding lysophospholipid acyltransferase family protein has product MFYSFAFSVIKWIIIIFNGKPDVRNRQRVPAGNYVLIAPHRTWFDMLFFGVVLLPKHFFFLAKKELFKNPILAWGLRKCNVEPVDRHNPGISVVKRPVKVLRKTDLSVLIFPSGTRHSTKLKGGAALIAKTAQVPMVPVVYQGPLTLKQVFLRKRAHINFGDPIYVEKSNRLNDEEQAAIETQMAAAFTKLDNEINPDYVYHDPKEKTTK; this is encoded by the coding sequence TTGTTTTATTCGTTTGCTTTTTCAGTAATCAAATGGATCATCATCATCTTCAACGGCAAACCGGACGTACGGAATCGGCAAAGGGTTCCGGCTGGTAACTATGTCTTAATTGCCCCGCACCGAACCTGGTTTGACATGCTCTTCTTTGGCGTCGTTCTCTTACCCAAACACTTCTTCTTTCTTGCTAAAAAGGAATTATTTAAAAATCCCATCTTAGCCTGGGGATTACGCAAGTGTAACGTGGAACCGGTTGATCGCCATAATCCTGGAATTTCAGTCGTTAAGCGTCCCGTTAAGGTCTTACGTAAGACTGATCTCTCCGTTTTGATTTTTCCTTCTGGGACACGGCATTCAACCAAATTAAAGGGAGGCGCGGCTTTAATCGCTAAAACCGCCCAGGTCCCAATGGTACCCGTGGTTTATCAAGGTCCCTTAACCTTAAAGCAGGTCTTTTTACGCAAACGGGCCCACATTAACTTTGGTGATCCCATTTATGTCGAAAAATCCAACCGCTTGAACGACGAGGAACAAGCTGCCATCGAAACCCAAATGGCAGCTGCTTTTACCAAACTCGATAACGAAATTAATCCGGATTACGTTTATCATGATCCTAAAGAAAAAACCACTAAATAG
- a CDS encoding tRNA1(Val) (adenine(37)-N6)-methyltransferase encodes MEQVQLRPDERIDQLYRNHIQIIQSDAVFSFSLDAVMLAHFANVKRSAKAQIVDLCAGNGAVGLFLSQKTHGQITEVEIQSRLCDMTERSVQLNQLEQQVRVVHADLKDSLHYFVKESVDAVTVNPPYFPVQATSKKNPNRYLAIARHELKTNLTQVVTTASDLLKTGGKLFMVHRPDRLPEILTELQAHRLAPKEIQFVYPRANQDANMVLIAARKDGQVSGLKVRPAIVVYAGETYTPFVQELLYGSK; translated from the coding sequence ATGGAGCAAGTGCAACTACGACCAGACGAACGAATCGACCAATTATACCGGAATCACATTCAAATCATTCAAAGTGATGCTGTGTTTTCCTTTTCGTTAGATGCGGTCATGCTGGCTCATTTTGCAAACGTAAAGCGCAGTGCCAAAGCCCAAATTGTGGACTTGTGTGCTGGAAATGGAGCGGTGGGTTTGTTTTTAAGTCAAAAAACGCACGGTCAGATTACAGAGGTCGAGATTCAATCCCGTTTGTGTGACATGACCGAGCGCAGTGTCCAGTTAAACCAATTGGAGCAACAGGTGCGGGTGGTCCATGCTGATCTTAAAGATAGTCTACACTACTTTGTCAAAGAATCGGTCGATGCGGTCACGGTCAATCCCCCGTATTTTCCTGTGCAAGCGACTAGCAAAAAAAATCCGAATCGTTATCTAGCAATTGCGCGCCACGAGTTAAAGACCAATCTAACTCAGGTAGTTACAACGGCTAGTGATCTTTTGAAAACCGGCGGGAAACTGTTTATGGTTCACCGACCGGACCGACTACCAGAGATTCTAACCGAATTACAAGCTCATCGGTTGGCTCCCAAGGAGATTCAGTTTGTTTATCCTCGGGCAAATCAGGATGCGAACATGGTTTTAATTGCAGCGCGTAAGGATGGGCAAGTCAGCGGACTCAAGGTCAGGCCTGCCATCGTTGTTTATGCAGGAGAAACGTATACCCCCTTTGTGCAGGAACTTTTATATGGAAGCAAATAA
- a CDS encoding DUF896 domain-containing protein: MAEDEKLKQLIPRINELAKKAKSDVGLTDAEKAEQEKLRKEYLKRFKSNFRTQLEMTQLYDKDGNEVTPEPVKEAQRKKNLRDD; the protein is encoded by the coding sequence ATGGCTGAAGATGAAAAATTAAAGCAGTTAATTCCACGGATTAATGAATTGGCAAAAAAGGCTAAATCAGACGTGGGTTTAACTGATGCAGAAAAAGCGGAACAAGAAAAATTACGTAAAGAATACCTCAAACGGTTTAAATCAAACTTTCGGACCCAACTTGAAATGACCCAGTTGTATGACAAAGACGGAAATGAAGTAACTCCCGAACCGGTCAAAGAAGCCCAACGCAAGAAAAATTTGCGTGACGATTAA
- a CDS encoding CPBP family intramembrane glutamic endopeptidase: MNLSEIVQFIKRLLVFIILVGLVTVVPIPMLLLQQYHFQTGIIIGIIVGYISVYLISIWLAYEAYRWVWHQPNGKLTASNWKLIFVSLFEIFAVEIVTVIVAQLLHLPAGSENNQIIYQLLSSSPVVLILMSAGMVFLTPMLEELVFRGFLIRGVLSWAPNWLAMIISGIVFSAGHASSNWLSFLIYAAMGVILARVYLKTNRIQASMTLHFLNNLFATIMMVISILGNAH; this comes from the coding sequence ATGAACTTAAGTGAAATCGTTCAATTTATTAAGCGACTACTGGTGTTTATTATATTAGTTGGTCTAGTGACAGTGGTTCCCATACCAATGCTGTTGTTGCAACAATATCATTTTCAAACAGGAATCATAATTGGGATAATTGTAGGTTACATCTCTGTTTATCTAATCTCTATTTGGTTAGCCTATGAAGCTTATCGATGGGTTTGGCACCAACCTAACGGTAAATTGACTGCATCGAATTGGAAATTAATCTTTGTTTCGCTGTTTGAAATTTTTGCGGTGGAAATTGTGACTGTAATCGTGGCACAGTTGCTGCATCTCCCCGCTGGAAGTGAAAATAACCAGATTATTTACCAATTACTCTCTAGCAGTCCGGTTGTTTTGATTTTAATGAGCGCGGGAATGGTTTTTTTAACACCCATGCTAGAGGAATTAGTGTTTCGGGGATTTTTAATTCGCGGGGTCTTAAGCTGGGCACCAAATTGGCTTGCTATGATTATTAGTGGAATTGTTTTTTCTGCGGGGCACGCGAGCTCGAACTGGCTTAGTTTTTTGATTTATGCAGCGATGGGAGTGATTTTAGCCCGGGTTTATTTAAAGACGAATCGGATTCAGGCTTCCATGACCTTACATTTTCTCAATAATTTATTCGCAACAATCATGATGGTGATTTCCATTCTGGGAAACGCCCACTAG
- the rpsB gene encoding 30S ribosomal protein S2, producing MAVVTMKQLLEAGVHFGHQTRRWNPKMAKYIFTERNGIYIIDLQKTVKLLGVAYNFMKDSAADDAVVLFVGTKKQAQDSVEEEAKRSGAFYVNHRWLGGTLTNWNTIQKRIKYLKDLKKMATDGTFERLPKKEASLLVKQTEKLERFLGGIEDMPKVPDVMFIVDPHKEQIALKEAQKLNIPVIAMVDTNTDPDGIDYVIPSNDDAIRAIRLITSTMADAIIEGRQGEDEVSEASFEQSDEEPASENEE from the coding sequence ATGGCTGTAGTAACAATGAAACAATTATTAGAAGCTGGGGTTCACTTCGGACACCAAACTCGTCGTTGGAATCCAAAGATGGCTAAGTACATCTTTACAGAACGGAATGGAATTTACATCATCGACTTACAAAAGACAGTGAAACTTCTGGGAGTTGCTTACAACTTCATGAAGGATTCTGCTGCTGATGACGCTGTGGTTCTGTTTGTAGGAACTAAGAAACAAGCACAAGATTCGGTTGAAGAAGAAGCTAAACGTTCTGGTGCTTTCTACGTGAACCACCGTTGGTTGGGGGGAACCTTGACTAACTGGAACACCATCCAAAAACGAATCAAGTACTTGAAAGATCTGAAGAAGATGGCTACTGACGGTACTTTTGAACGTTTGCCAAAGAAAGAAGCTTCATTATTAGTTAAGCAAACGGAAAAGTTGGAACGTTTCTTAGGCGGAATCGAAGACATGCCTAAGGTTCCGGATGTAATGTTCATCGTGGATCCTCACAAAGAACAAATTGCTTTGAAAGAAGCACAAAAATTAAACATTCCAGTAATTGCAATGGTTGATACTAACACTGATCCAGATGGAATTGATTACGTAATTCCTTCTAACGATGATGCCATTCGGGCCATTCGTTTGATTACTTCGACGATGGCTGACGCTATCATTGAAGGTCGTCAAGGTGAAGATGAAGTTAGTGAAGCATCCTTCGAACAAAGTGATGAAGAACCAGCTTCTGAAAACGAAGAATAA
- a CDS encoding phosphatidylglycerophosphatase A, with the protein MVDKRDYKYPDTQAYDQVIKFLNDNGVTVRDISKVTYNLQKQFISIPSMEYVDKIVIDVLHKREVLNNALVGMEIDRLATNHQLSEPLQSIVEHDLGVFGVDETLALGIANIYGTIGITNYCGLDTNKQGIVKELDREQSRVTTFIDDIVGAVAGAASAKIAHENS; encoded by the coding sequence ATGGTAGATAAACGAGATTATAAGTATCCAGATACCCAGGCCTACGATCAGGTGATTAAGTTTTTGAACGATAACGGGGTAACCGTCCGCGATATTTCTAAGGTAACCTATAATTTACAAAAGCAATTTATTAGTATCCCTAGCATGGAATACGTTGATAAAATTGTGATTGACGTTTTGCATAAACGGGAAGTGTTAAATAACGCGTTAGTGGGAATGGAAATTGACCGCTTAGCCACCAATCATCAACTATCCGAACCGCTCCAAAGCATCGTGGAACATGATTTAGGGGTCTTTGGGGTTGATGAAACCCTAGCGTTAGGGATCGCTAACATCTATGGAACGATTGGAATTACCAACTACTGTGGTTTAGACACTAACAAGCAGGGCATTGTGAAGGAACTAGACCGGGAACAATCCCGAGTAACTACCTTTATTGATGATATTGTCGGAGCCGTGGCGGGAGCTGCTTCGGCTAAGATTGCCCACGAAAATTCATAA
- a CDS encoding MetQ/NlpA family ABC transporter substrate-binding protein, whose product MKMSKAARRLIWLELIVFVIIMGYFSFGRGAAQQKNTITVGIMAGSKAEQQIWDSVAHTAQQKYGLTVKFQRFTDYSQPNAALSNHSIDVNAFQNYPFLALWNQKHHDHIVAVGDTIIEPMRIYSYQSKSVNDLPAGSTVTIPNDANNESRALFVLQSAGLLKLKPNVKLADARSIVANPRNLKIKEVDASQTARSLNDVGAAVVNGNYAQTASLDPHKAIFTEPFNQNSKQWINFIAANRDNRNDPRIKKLVKAYQTKATAKKIKQVSGINQIPAWNLKLK is encoded by the coding sequence ATTAAGATGTCAAAAGCAGCACGCAGACTTATTTGGCTGGAGCTAATCGTTTTTGTAATCATTATGGGATACTTCAGTTTTGGGCGGGGAGCTGCCCAACAAAAGAATACGATTACCGTGGGAATCATGGCCGGATCAAAAGCGGAACAACAAATTTGGGATTCCGTAGCGCACACCGCCCAGCAAAAGTACGGATTGACGGTGAAATTCCAACGCTTTACTGATTACAGTCAACCGAATGCCGCATTGTCAAACCACAGCATTGACGTAAATGCCTTTCAAAACTATCCCTTTTTAGCTTTGTGGAACCAAAAGCACCACGACCACATCGTTGCGGTCGGGGATACCATCATCGAACCAATGCGGATTTACTCCTATCAAAGTAAGAGTGTTAATGATTTACCGGCCGGTAGTACCGTAACGATCCCCAATGACGCGAATAATGAATCGCGGGCGTTGTTTGTTTTGCAAAGCGCGGGACTCTTAAAGTTAAAACCTAACGTTAAACTTGCGGATGCACGTTCAATCGTTGCCAATCCCCGGAATCTAAAAATTAAAGAAGTGGATGCCAGTCAAACGGCGCGCTCTTTAAACGATGTAGGGGCCGCCGTTGTGAACGGAAACTACGCGCAAACCGCTTCGTTAGATCCCCACAAGGCCATCTTTACCGAACCGTTTAACCAAAATTCCAAGCAGTGGATTAACTTTATCGCCGCTAATCGGGATAATCGTAATGATCCACGGATTAAGAAATTAGTGAAGGCCTACCAAACGAAAGCGACAGCGAAAAAGATTAAACAGGTCTCTGGCATCAACCAAATTCCCGCTTGGAACCTCAAACTAAAGTAG